In Oligoflexia bacterium, the following are encoded in one genomic region:
- a CDS encoding TIGR02266 family protein has translation MQNFSDQRESKRVPVEFKVDFLKEGNFLFENATNISEHGIFLETDQPMELGTVVHLKFTLPDSGVEIEARAEVMWINPVKENAKKNYHPGMGLKFVQLSDLDRQSILAVIKKLALLESMS, from the coding sequence ATGCAAAATTTTAGCGATCAAAGGGAATCAAAGAGGGTTCCAGTAGAGTTTAAGGTTGATTTTTTAAAGGAAGGTAATTTCCTATTTGAAAATGCAACCAATATCAGTGAGCATGGGATTTTTTTAGAAACCGATCAACCCATGGAATTAGGAACAGTGGTTCATTTAAAATTTACTCTACCAGACAGTGGTGTAGAGATTGAGGCAAGAGCTGAAGTGATGTGGATTAATCCTGTCAAAGAAAATGCAAAAAAGAACTATCATCCAGGTATGGGTTTGAAATTTGTTCAGTTAAGTGATTTGGATCGTCAGAGTATTTTAGCTGTGATAAAAAAGTTAGCACTGTTAGAAAGTATGTCTTAA
- a CDS encoding sigma 54-interacting transcriptional regulator: protein MSQIENEKTLPQLDTRDLQDEELLLDRGFLLVIEGPLAGSVYPLNQGATDLGRSQSCKITIDDRQISRAHLKFDNKSGQIVVEDLGSTNGSLINGEPLLRSMVLEEGDQIQIGEHVFRFSLRNPVGLEKFGVLPHTYFDQRLHEEMDRAHRYKRPLSLAMIQIQDGQTPFKLQDFARVIEKVRKMIRTMDVVGHYGRNQLELMLPETDQADAVALGERIFKEVPSADRKAVFVGVASFPEDGGSIDLLVEKSREALKTAKTAKKGHVAHAKQDVRKVNMGNQEAIIKSKKMQELFSLAQRVAQSKITVLLLGETGVGKEVIAEAIHYHSQRKNEPMVCVNCAALTETLLESELFGHEKGAFTGADQTKIGLFETADGGTIFLDEVGEMPLKTQAKLLRVLQNRTFMRVGSNKEIASDVRVVAATNLKLDDLVEEGRFREDLFYRLNAATIEIPPLRERREEIPYLVDAFIEKVCHENGFERKHISSQALSLMHQYNWPGNIRELKNTVERSVIISEGDTIKPEDLSNKISMAGLKPESQSSGNKPDYQLIPIDTEVGDMKEIVDSYEKQLIINALKKNSWNQTKAAQMLNVPRRTLVSKIKKYEIKEEE from the coding sequence TGAAGGTCCATTGGCGGGCAGTGTATACCCCCTTAATCAAGGCGCAACAGATTTAGGAAGAAGCCAAAGTTGTAAAATTACCATTGATGATAGGCAAATATCACGCGCCCATTTAAAGTTTGATAATAAATCAGGGCAAATTGTTGTTGAAGATTTAGGAAGTACCAATGGTAGTTTGATTAATGGTGAACCCTTGTTAAGATCTATGGTTCTTGAAGAAGGTGATCAAATTCAAATTGGCGAACATGTGTTTAGATTTTCTTTACGAAACCCGGTGGGTTTAGAGAAATTTGGTGTCTTACCACACACTTATTTTGATCAACGATTGCATGAAGAGATGGATAGAGCGCATAGGTATAAAAGACCTCTTTCTCTTGCGATGATTCAAATCCAGGATGGGCAGACTCCTTTTAAGTTGCAAGATTTTGCTAGGGTCATAGAAAAAGTAAGAAAAATGATTAGAACCATGGATGTAGTTGGACATTATGGTCGTAATCAATTGGAGCTAATGCTACCAGAGACCGATCAAGCTGATGCAGTCGCTTTAGGAGAAAGAATTTTTAAAGAAGTTCCATCTGCAGATAGAAAAGCTGTTTTTGTTGGGGTAGCCAGTTTTCCAGAAGATGGCGGATCAATTGATCTATTGGTTGAAAAGTCTAGGGAAGCTTTAAAAACGGCAAAAACAGCAAAAAAAGGCCATGTTGCCCATGCCAAACAAGATGTTCGTAAAGTTAATATGGGCAATCAAGAGGCCATCATCAAAAGTAAAAAAATGCAAGAATTGTTCAGTCTTGCGCAACGAGTGGCACAATCAAAGATAACTGTACTTCTATTAGGAGAAACGGGTGTAGGTAAGGAAGTGATAGCGGAAGCCATACACTATCATAGCCAACGTAAAAATGAACCCATGGTTTGTGTAAACTGCGCAGCTTTAACAGAAACTTTACTAGAGAGTGAATTGTTTGGTCATGAAAAAGGAGCTTTTACGGGTGCAGATCAGACTAAAATAGGTTTATTTGAAACAGCTGATGGGGGCACTATTTTTTTAGATGAAGTTGGAGAGATGCCACTTAAAACCCAAGCAAAATTATTGCGTGTTTTACAAAATAGAACATTTATGCGCGTTGGATCAAATAAAGAAATTGCAAGTGACGTAAGAGTTGTTGCTGCAACCAATTTAAAATTAGATGATCTCGTAGAAGAAGGAAGGTTTAGAGAAGATTTATTTTATCGGTTGAATGCCGCAACCATAGAAATACCACCTTTGCGAGAAAGAAGGGAAGAAATCCCTTATTTAGTGGATGCTTTCATAGAAAAAGTTTGTCATGAGAATGGCTTTGAACGTAAACATATTTCTTCACAAGCATTAAGTCTTATGCACCAGTACAACTGGCCGGGTAATATTAGAGAATTAAAAAATACAGTTGAACGATCAGTGATTATTTCTGAAGGAGACACCATTAAGCCTGAAGATTTATCAAATAAAATTAGCATGGCAGGTTTGAAGCCAGAGAGTCAGTCTTCTGGAAATAAACCAGATTACCAACTTATCCCAATTGATACTGAGGTTGGTGATATGAAAGAGATTGTAGATAGTTATGAAAAACAACTGATTATTAATGCATTGAAAAAAAACAGTTGGAACCAAACCAAAGCTGCACAAATGCTTAATGTTCCCAGGAGAACATTGGTATCAAAAATCAAAAAGTATGAGATCAAAGAAGAGGAATAA
- a CDS encoding PilZ domain-containing protein, with product MSGYSEKRLHKRVDAKVKVVFKTLKDLVHEYTHNISGGGIFIKTDKLLDPNAEIELEMSFPDDLGHYVLKGKVTRLMSLSDPNSAGKQLYGVGVRFINPDPKMIDIIEKTIVNSIED from the coding sequence GTGAGCGGATATTCAGAAAAAAGGCTTCATAAACGCGTTGATGCTAAAGTAAAAGTTGTTTTTAAGACCTTAAAAGATTTAGTACATGAATATACACACAACATCAGTGGTGGGGGTATTTTTATTAAAACTGATAAGCTTTTAGATCCTAATGCAGAGATAGAATTAGAAATGAGCTTTCCAGATGATTTAGGGCATTATGTTTTAAAAGGTAAAGTTACCCGTTTAATGAGTCTCAGTGATCCCAATAGCGCTGGAAAGCAATTGTATGGTGTGGGAGTTAGATTTATTAACCCAGACCCAAAAATGATAGATATCATAGAAAAAACCATTGTAAATTCTATTGAAGACTAA